A genomic window from Streptococcus sanguinis includes:
- a CDS encoding amino acid ABC transporter permease, whose product MENILKVLTANNLLFILKGLWLTLQISFISIVLSTIFGTILAVMRNGKNKLLKLIASIYIEFVRNVPNLLWIFTIFLVFQIKSTPAGIISFTVFTSAALAEIIRGGLNAIDPGQTEAGLSQGFTQFQILRYIILPQAIRKMLPAIISQFVTVIKDTSLLYSVIALQELFGSAQILMGRYFEAEQVFALYLLVAAIYFLINFAISSFSRKLSQRWAQAAE is encoded by the coding sequence ATGGAAAACATTTTAAAAGTCTTAACCGCAAACAACCTCCTCTTTATCCTTAAGGGGCTCTGGCTGACGCTGCAAATTTCTTTCATTTCCATTGTCCTATCAACCATTTTTGGAACTATTCTAGCAGTCATGAGAAACGGAAAAAATAAACTGCTCAAGCTAATTGCCAGCATTTATATCGAATTTGTCCGTAATGTACCCAATCTGCTCTGGATTTTCACCATCTTTTTAGTCTTTCAGATTAAGTCAACGCCAGCCGGTATCATCAGCTTCACCGTCTTTACTTCTGCTGCTTTGGCAGAAATTATCCGGGGCGGCCTCAATGCCATCGATCCAGGCCAGACTGAAGCTGGCTTATCTCAAGGATTTACTCAGTTTCAGATTTTGCGTTATATCATCCTACCTCAGGCTATTCGAAAAATGCTGCCAGCAATCATTTCTCAGTTTGTTACAGTGATAAAGGATACCAGCCTGCTCTATTCTGTTATTGCGCTCCAAGAACTCTTTGGTTCTGCTCAAATTCTAATGGGACGCTATTTTGAAGCTGAACAGGTCTTCGCACTCTACCTATTAGTAGCAGCCATCTATTTCCTGATTAACTTCGCCATTTCCAGCTTCTCGCGCAAGCTATCTCAACGCTGGGCTCAAGCTGCAGAATAA
- a CDS encoding amino acid ABC transporter permease, producing the protein MSFSISSWQAYFADFGKFFQGFLFTLAISIGALTLALLLGIFFGAISTGKHKVLRGLARVFVEFYQNTPLLVQFVIIFYGLPLVSNYTIMPSIYWTAVLCVGLYHGAYIAEVIRSGIQSIPRGQTEAALSQGFTYVETMRYIILPQAFRIILPPLINQIVNLIKNTSTVAIISGVDLMFVTKSWSALNSNYIPAFAGAALLYFLLCFPIASWGRRVEEANKQAYSI; encoded by the coding sequence ATGAGTTTTAGTATTTCTTCTTGGCAGGCCTACTTTGCGGACTTTGGCAAGTTTTTCCAAGGATTTCTCTTTACCTTAGCCATTTCTATCGGTGCTCTGACCTTGGCTCTTCTACTAGGGATTTTCTTCGGAGCTATCAGCACAGGTAAGCATAAAGTTCTACGTGGTCTAGCTCGTGTTTTTGTTGAGTTTTATCAGAACACACCACTCTTAGTGCAATTTGTGATTATCTTTTACGGTCTTCCGCTAGTCAGCAATTACACCATCATGCCCTCAATCTATTGGACTGCGGTGCTCTGTGTGGGACTCTACCACGGTGCTTATATCGCCGAAGTCATCCGCTCAGGTATCCAGTCTATTCCTCGCGGGCAGACCGAAGCTGCACTATCTCAGGGCTTTACCTATGTAGAAACCATGCGATACATTATCCTGCCCCAAGCTTTTCGGATTATCCTGCCACCGCTAATCAATCAAATTGTCAATCTGATAAAAAATACATCTACCGTCGCTATTATCTCTGGTGTGGATCTGATGTTCGTGACCAAGTCTTGGTCTGCCCTGAATTCCAACTACATCCCAGCCTTTGCCGGAGCAGCTCTGCTCTACTTCCTCCTTTGCTTCCCAATTGCTAGCTGGGGACGTAGGGTAGAGGAAGCCAATAAACAAGCTTACAGCATCTAA
- a CDS encoding transporter substrate-binding domain-containing protein, with translation MKLKKIIISLLILLLTLGLIHAAPAQADSSTSQQVKDIQKRGVLNVGVKQDVPNFGYLNPDSNTYSGLEIDIAKKIAKELGVKINYVPVTAQTRGPLLDNGQVDMVIATFTITDERKEIYNFTTPYYTDASGFLVNKSSKITDVKDLNNKTIGVVQGSITQTLLEEIAQEKKLNFKYVELGSYPELAVSLQAHRIDAISVDKSILTGYVSSKSNILDYSFKKADYGVVTKKSNTQLNDYVDGLISKWKENGSLQKLYDKYNLKPSASTDD, from the coding sequence ATGAAACTAAAGAAAATAATCATCAGCCTACTCATACTCCTTCTGACTCTAGGCTTGATTCACGCCGCTCCTGCACAAGCCGATTCCAGTACCAGCCAACAGGTCAAGGACATCCAGAAACGCGGAGTCCTTAATGTCGGTGTCAAGCAGGATGTACCTAACTTTGGTTACCTCAATCCTGATAGCAATACATATAGCGGTCTAGAAATCGATATTGCAAAAAAGATTGCTAAGGAACTAGGCGTCAAAATCAACTACGTCCCAGTTACCGCACAAACACGCGGACCACTTCTGGACAATGGGCAAGTTGATATGGTAATTGCGACCTTTACCATCACAGATGAGCGTAAGGAAATCTATAATTTCACAACCCCTTACTACACAGATGCTTCTGGTTTTTTGGTTAATAAATCCAGCAAAATTACAGATGTCAAGGACTTGAATAATAAGACTATCGGCGTCGTCCAAGGTTCTATTACCCAAACCTTGTTGGAAGAAATCGCTCAAGAGAAAAAACTCAACTTCAAATATGTGGAGTTAGGCTCCTACCCTGAACTTGCTGTTTCCTTGCAGGCTCACCGTATTGATGCCATTTCTGTTGACAAGTCCATCCTGACCGGCTATGTAAGCTCCAAATCAAACATTCTGGATTACAGCTTCAAAAAAGCCGATTACGGTGTGGTAACAAAAAAATCCAATACTCAATTGAATGACTATGTAGATGGCCTAATCTCTAAATGGAAGGAAAACGGCAGTCTTCAGAAACTTTATGACAAATATAATTTAAAACCATCTGCTTCAACAGATGATTAA
- a CDS encoding amino acid ABC transporter ATP-binding protein, with the protein MALVEFKNVEKYYGDYHALRNINLSFEKGQVVVLLGPSGSGKSTLIRTINALEGIDQGSLIVNGHEVANTAAKDLVNLRKEVGMVFQHFNLYPHKTVLENVTMAPIKVLGMDKQEANKIAQKYLEFVNMWDKKDSYPGMLSGGQKQRIAIARGLAMHPELLLFDEPTSALDPETIGDVLAVMQKLAKDGMNMIVVTHEMGFAREVADRIIFMADGEVLVDTTDVDAFFDNPTEPRAKQFLSKIINHESDNVLS; encoded by the coding sequence ATGGCTTTAGTTGAATTTAAAAATGTCGAAAAGTATTACGGAGATTACCATGCTCTGCGCAATATCAATCTCAGTTTTGAAAAAGGGCAAGTGGTTGTACTGCTGGGACCATCTGGTTCAGGAAAATCTACTCTTATCCGTACAATCAACGCTTTAGAAGGCATTGATCAGGGAAGCTTGATCGTCAATGGCCACGAGGTCGCGAACACTGCTGCCAAAGATCTGGTCAACTTACGTAAAGAAGTCGGAATGGTCTTTCAACATTTTAATCTTTACCCCCACAAAACGGTGTTAGAAAATGTTACCATGGCGCCTATTAAAGTTCTAGGAATGGATAAACAAGAAGCTAACAAAATCGCTCAAAAATATCTAGAATTTGTCAACATGTGGGACAAGAAAGACTCCTACCCAGGCATGCTATCTGGTGGACAAAAGCAAAGGATTGCCATTGCCCGAGGTTTAGCCATGCATCCTGAGCTCCTGCTCTTTGATGAACCGACTTCTGCCCTGGATCCTGAGACAATCGGGGATGTTCTGGCTGTTATGCAAAAACTAGCCAAAGACGGCATGAATATGATTGTGGTCACACACGAAATGGGCTTTGCCCGTGAGGTAGCTGACCGCATTATCTTCATGGCAGACGGTGAGGTGCTGGTGGATACTACTGATGTTGATGCTTTCTTTGACAATCCTACCGAACCTCGTGCTAAGCAGTTTCTCAGTAAAATTATCAACCATGAGAGCGATAATGTGCTTTCTTAG